The Apium graveolens cultivar Ventura chromosome 6, ASM990537v1, whole genome shotgun sequence genome contains a region encoding:
- the LOC141667371 gene encoding respiratory burst oxidase homolog protein B-like codes for MKTEESQLQATAESHGSSGLVAFKSARFKEESRENDPYIEITVDLANDSAVVHNIKSTTPDQEAVLLTTCSAKRPSLSSQLSSKLRQVSREIKSSFSPSKKITSSNKLVKHCPSGTAQALVGLRFMHNNVGNDDGWSEVEARFDQLSVDGMLPRSCFCKCIGMKESIEFMGELFDALARRRGIISLTVTKDELHEFWNQITDTSFDTRLQTFFDMVDKDADGRLTQDEIKEIITLSASANKLTKIVESADEYAALIMEELDPSNLGYVEMYNVEMLLVRLPNDSAFSATESKDLRRLISDKLVLSKDQNLMKRGYSRIGYFIHDNWKRIWVLCVWLLVCAGLFSWKFLEFKHKAVFDVMGYCVCIAKGSAETLKFNMALILLPVCRNTITWLRSRTKLGLVIPFDDNVNFHKVVSTGIAIGAGLHVSSHLSCDFPRLLHSTDNQYERMEHYFGHHRPNDYWWFVSGTEGWTGMTMLVLMTIAFVLANPWFRQNRFNLPKMIKRLTGYNAFWFSHHLFVIVYVLLIIHGTFIYLSEEWYTKTTWMYLAIPMILYGIERMIRAFRSGYRTVENLKVAIYPGNVISLQFTKPRRFNYASGQYIFVNCSKVSPFEWHPFSLTSAPGDDHLSVHIRTAGDWTSQLKTLLCRVHQPAAGINQSGLLREDLSQPSHNVHRVPKFLIDGPYGAPAQDYKQYDIVLLVGLGIGATPLISIVKDVLYHIKQQKEDNAGSNESRIITNHTLFNTTRVYFYWVTREEGSFEWFKNMMNEVAENDAEQVIEVHNYCTSVYEEGDARSALITMLQTFQHAKNGVDVVSGTRIKTHFARPNWRNVFEHVAVNHPNKRVGVFYSGARSLFPELRQLSHEFSRETATKFDFHKENF; via the exons ATGAAGACTGAAGAGTCTCAACTGCAGGCTACTGCAGAAAGCCATGGGAGCTCTGGGCTAGTAGCTTTTAAAAGTGCAAGATTCAAAGAAGAATCAAGGGAAAACGATCCCTACATAGAAATAACTGTAGATCTTGCAAATGATTCTGCTGTGGTGCATAACATAAAGAGCACTACTCCTGATCAAGAAGCTGTACTGTTAACTACTTGTTCAGCTAAACGCCCTTCTTTATCTTCTCAGTTGTCATCCAAGTTAAGACAAGTTTCAAGAGAGATTAAAAGCAGCTTCTCTccttctaagaaaattacttcCAGTAACAAGCTGGTTAAGCACTGCCCTTCCGGAACTGCACAAGCCCTTGTTGGGTTGAGATTTATGCACAATAATGTTGGAAATGATGATGGATGGTCCGAGGTTGAAGCACGTTTCGATCAACTTTCTGTTGATGGCATGTTGCCAAGATCTTGCTTTTGCAAATGTATAG GAATGAAGGAGTCTATTGAGTTTATGGGGGAACTATTTGATGCCTTAGCTCGAAGACGGGGAATAATTTCATTAACAGTTACTAAAGATGAGCTGCATGAATTCTGGAATCAGATTACAGACACAAGCTTTGATACTAGGCTCCAAACTTTCTTTGACAT GGTAGACAAGGATGCTGATGGAAGACTCACTCAAGATGAAATTAAGGAG ATCATCACATTGAGTGCTTCTGCAAATAAGCTGACAAAGATAGTGGAGAGTGCAGATGAGTATGCTGCTCTTATCATGGAGGAACTTGATCCAAGCAATCTTGGATATGTCGAG ATGTATAATGTTGAAATGCTGCTAGTGAGACTTCCAAATGACTCGGCCTTCTCTGCTACGGAAAGTAAGGACTTGCGAAGATTAATAAGCGATAAACTTGTCCTAAGCAAAGATCAAAACTTAATGAAAAGAGGATACTCGAGAATTGGTTACTTCATACATGACAATTGGAAGAGAATTTGGGTGCTTTGCGTGTGGCTTCTAGTATGTGCAGGACTATTTTCATGGAAATTCTTGGAGTTCAAACATAAGGCTGTGTTTGATGTGATGGGCTACTGTGTTTGTATTGCTAAGGGGAGCGCTGAGACGTTGAAATTTAACATGGCCCTTATCCTTCTACCGGTGTGCAGAAACACTATCACTTGGCTGAGAAGCAGGACTAAGTTGGGGCTTGTTATTCCATTTGACGATAATGTCAATTTTCATAAG GTGGTTTCTACTGGAATCGCAATTGGCGCAGGCCTACATGTTAGCTCACACTTATCATGTGATTTCCCCAGGCTACTCCACTCCACTGATAACCAATATGAAAGAATGGAGCATTACTTTGGTCATCACAGGCCAAATGACTACTGGTGGTTTGTAAGTGGCACTGAGGGTTGGACTGGCATGACAATGTTGGTACTAATGACAATAGCTTTCGTGTTAGCCAATCCTTGGTTTCGACAAAACAGATTTAACCTCCCCAAAATGATCAAACGCCTTACCGGATAcaatgccttctggttttctcATCATTTGTTTGTTATAGTTTATGTCCTTCTCATCATTCATGGAACTTTCATTTACCTTTCAGAGGAATGGTATACGAAAACA ACATGGATGTATCTTGCTATTCCGATGATCTTATATGGCATTGAACGAATGATTCGAGCATTTAGGTCCGGGTACAGAACTGTGGAAAATTTAAAG GTTGCCATATACCCAGGAAACGTAATATCCTTGCAGTTCACTAAGCCTCGTCGGTTTAACTACGCCAGCGGGCAATATATTTTCGTGAATTGTTCAAAAGTTTCACCATTTGAATG GCATCCATTTTCACTTACTTCGGCTCCAGGAGATGATCATTTAAGCGTCCATATCCGAACAGCAGGTGACTGGACATCACAGCTAAAAACACTGTTATGTCGG GTTCATCAGCCTGCAGCAGGAATTAATCAAAGCGGCCTTCTAAGGGAAGATCTTTCGCAACCAAGTCATAATGTACATAG AGTACCAAAGTTCTTGATTGATGGTCCCTATGGAGCTCCAGCACAAGACTACAAACAATATGACATTGTCCTACTCGTTGGCCTCGGCATTGGAGCAACCCCTTTAATCAGCATTGTCAAAGATGTGCTTTACCACATCAAACAACAAAAGGAAGATAATGCAGGATCCAATGAAAGCCGTATTATAACAAATCACACTTTGTTTAACACTACAAGAGTATATTTCTATTGGGTGACTCGCGAAGAAGGCTCATTTGAGTGGTTTAAAAATATGATGAATGAAGTTGCGGAAAATGATGCAGAGCAGGTGATTGAGGTGCACAATTACTGCACAAGTGTGTATGAAGAAGGAGACGCGCGGTCTGCTTTGATAACCATGCTTCAGACCTTCCAGCATGCTAAAAATGGTGTAGATGTTGTATCTGGGACGCGCATCAAGACTCATTTTGCTAGGCCTAATTGGCGTAATGTGTTTGAGCATGTTGCGGTTAATCATCCTAACAAACGAGTTG GAGTGTTCTATTCGGGTGCCCGCAGTTTGTTTCCAGAGCTGAGGCAGCTATCTCATGAATTCTCCCGGGAAACAGCCACAAAGTTTGATTTTCATAAGGAGAATTTTTGA
- the LOC141667459 gene encoding amino acid permease 6-like isoform X1 — MSNVEETADDHPALDDDGRPRRTGTMVTAAAHIITSVIGSGVLSLAWAVAQLGWLAGSFSLLLFSLITLFTSHLLADCYRSSPTGKRNYSYMDVVNSNLGGLQIQLCGIAQYSLLFGLTIGYTIVTSTSIQLIKCGNDKACGSSNNLFILIYGVVQIVLSQIPNFHKLTYLSLVAAAMSFAYSFIGMALSLTKIIQGEGHFEKSLAGVPVGWKGQTKEDKIWNISSAIGDIAFAYAFSSILTNIQDTLKSSPPEKKVMKKATSLAILVTTVFYLSCGLIGYAAFGNGAPGNLLTGFSSFKPFWIVDFANICIIIHLVGAYQVICQPIYAFVEGWCINKWPQSEFITREYSISFSRNKSLSFNFFRLVWRTVFVIVATVMAMVFPFFNQFVGLLGAITFWPMTVYFPVEMYIAQRKIKRFSRAWNGLQILSLFCLIVSLLAAVGSVHGLVISVQKYEPFQNVS, encoded by the exons atgaGTAATGTGGAAGAAACCGCAGATGATCACCCAGCGTTGGATGATGATGGTCGTCCAAGAAGAACCg GTACAATGGTTACAGCAGCAGCACACATAATAACGTCAGTGATAGGATCAGGAGTTCTATCATTAGCATGGGCTGTAGCTCAACTGGGTTGGCTTGCTGGCTCATTTTCTCTTCTTCTCTTCTCCCTCATCACTTTGTTTACTTCTCATCTTCTCGCTGACTGTTATCGTTCTTCCCCAACTGGCAAGCGAAACTACTCTTACATGGATGTTGTTAACTCTAATCTAG GTGGACTTCAAATCCAGCTTTGTGGAATTGCTCAGTATAGTCTTCTCTTTGGACTAACAATCGGCTATACTATCGTAACATCTACTAGCATCCA GCTGATTAAGTGCGGAAATGACAAGGCCTGCGGTTCATCAAACAATCTGTTCATTTTGATCTATGGGGTGGTGCAAATTGTTTTGAGTCAAATACCCAACTTCCACAAGCTCACCTATCTCTCCCTTGTTGCTGCTGCTATGTCTTTTGCATACTCTTTTATCGGCATGGCCCTTTCCCTAACCAAAATCATTCAAG GAGAAGGTCATTTCGAGAAAAGTCTAGCAGGGGTACCTGTTGGTTGGAAAGGTCAGACAAAAGAAGATAAGATATGGAACATTTCTTCTGCCATAGGAGACATTGCTTTCGCGTATGCTTTCTCTTCAATTCTTACTAATATTCAG GATACACTGAAATCGAGTCCACCTGAGAAGAAAGTGATGAAAAAAGCCACGTCACTTGCAATCCTAGTAACTACTGTGTTCTACTTGTCATGCGGCTTAATTGGATATGCTGCATTTGGAAATGGAGCACCAGGAAATTTGTTAACCGGCTTTAGTTCCTTCAAGCCCTTTTGGATTGTGGATTTTGCTAATATTTGCATTATTATTCATCTTGTTGGAGCTTATCAG GTAATTTGTCAACCAATCTACGCGTTTGTGGAAGGTTGGTGCATAAACAAGTGGCCTCAAAGTGAATTTATAACAAGGGAGTACTCTATcagtttttcaagaaataaaagcTTGAGCTTCAATTTCTTCCGGTTGGTTTGGAGGACAGTGTTTGTGATAGTTGCAACAGTTATGGCCATGGTATTCCCATTCTTCAACCAATTTGTTGGCCTTCTTGGTGCCATTACCTTCTGGCCTATGACGGTTTATTTCCCAGTAGAGATGTATATCGCGCAGAGAAAAATTAAAAGATTTTCGAGAGCATGGAATGGCCTGCAAATATTGAGTTTGTTTTGTCTGATAGTATCTCTTCTAGCTGCTGTTGGTTCTGTTCATGGCCTTGTGATTTCTGTTCAGAAATATGAGCCATTCCAAAATGTATCCTGA
- the LOC141667459 gene encoding amino acid permease 6-like isoform X2: MSNVEETADDHPALDDDGRPRRTGTMVTAAAHIITSVIGSGVLSLAWAVAQLGWLAGSFSLLLFSLITLFTSHLLADCYRSSPTGKRNYSYMDVVNSNLGGLQIQLCGIAQYSLLFGLTIGYTIVTSTSIQLIKCGNDKACGSSNNLFILIYGVVQIVLSQIPNFHKLTYLSLVAAAMSFAYSFIGMALSLTKIIQGHFEKSLAGVPVGWKGQTKEDKIWNISSAIGDIAFAYAFSSILTNIQDTLKSSPPEKKVMKKATSLAILVTTVFYLSCGLIGYAAFGNGAPGNLLTGFSSFKPFWIVDFANICIIIHLVGAYQVICQPIYAFVEGWCINKWPQSEFITREYSISFSRNKSLSFNFFRLVWRTVFVIVATVMAMVFPFFNQFVGLLGAITFWPMTVYFPVEMYIAQRKIKRFSRAWNGLQILSLFCLIVSLLAAVGSVHGLVISVQKYEPFQNVS; the protein is encoded by the exons atgaGTAATGTGGAAGAAACCGCAGATGATCACCCAGCGTTGGATGATGATGGTCGTCCAAGAAGAACCg GTACAATGGTTACAGCAGCAGCACACATAATAACGTCAGTGATAGGATCAGGAGTTCTATCATTAGCATGGGCTGTAGCTCAACTGGGTTGGCTTGCTGGCTCATTTTCTCTTCTTCTCTTCTCCCTCATCACTTTGTTTACTTCTCATCTTCTCGCTGACTGTTATCGTTCTTCCCCAACTGGCAAGCGAAACTACTCTTACATGGATGTTGTTAACTCTAATCTAG GTGGACTTCAAATCCAGCTTTGTGGAATTGCTCAGTATAGTCTTCTCTTTGGACTAACAATCGGCTATACTATCGTAACATCTACTAGCATCCA GCTGATTAAGTGCGGAAATGACAAGGCCTGCGGTTCATCAAACAATCTGTTCATTTTGATCTATGGGGTGGTGCAAATTGTTTTGAGTCAAATACCCAACTTCCACAAGCTCACCTATCTCTCCCTTGTTGCTGCTGCTATGTCTTTTGCATACTCTTTTATCGGCATGGCCCTTTCCCTAACCAAAATCATTCAAG GTCATTTCGAGAAAAGTCTAGCAGGGGTACCTGTTGGTTGGAAAGGTCAGACAAAAGAAGATAAGATATGGAACATTTCTTCTGCCATAGGAGACATTGCTTTCGCGTATGCTTTCTCTTCAATTCTTACTAATATTCAG GATACACTGAAATCGAGTCCACCTGAGAAGAAAGTGATGAAAAAAGCCACGTCACTTGCAATCCTAGTAACTACTGTGTTCTACTTGTCATGCGGCTTAATTGGATATGCTGCATTTGGAAATGGAGCACCAGGAAATTTGTTAACCGGCTTTAGTTCCTTCAAGCCCTTTTGGATTGTGGATTTTGCTAATATTTGCATTATTATTCATCTTGTTGGAGCTTATCAG GTAATTTGTCAACCAATCTACGCGTTTGTGGAAGGTTGGTGCATAAACAAGTGGCCTCAAAGTGAATTTATAACAAGGGAGTACTCTATcagtttttcaagaaataaaagcTTGAGCTTCAATTTCTTCCGGTTGGTTTGGAGGACAGTGTTTGTGATAGTTGCAACAGTTATGGCCATGGTATTCCCATTCTTCAACCAATTTGTTGGCCTTCTTGGTGCCATTACCTTCTGGCCTATGACGGTTTATTTCCCAGTAGAGATGTATATCGCGCAGAGAAAAATTAAAAGATTTTCGAGAGCATGGAATGGCCTGCAAATATTGAGTTTGTTTTGTCTGATAGTATCTCTTCTAGCTGCTGTTGGTTCTGTTCATGGCCTTGTGATTTCTGTTCAGAAATATGAGCCATTCCAAAATGTATCCTGA
- the LOC141663858 gene encoding amino acid permease 6-like, with product MSMSVEARDANSKFDDDGRQKRTGTMVTAAAHIITSVIGSGVLSLAWAVAQLGWIAGTVCLVIFSLVTLFTSHLLSDCYRHPLTAKRNYSYMDVVNANLGGLQIQLSGIAQYSLLFGITIGYTIITATSMVAIKCGSKEVCHTSENGFMVIYGVIQIVLSQIPDFHNLAFLSLIAAVMSFAYSFIGIALSLTKIIQGNGHIVRSLTGIPVGWKGLTSEDKVWQILSGMGDIAFAFAFSPLLTNIQDTLKSVPPENKVMKKATSLAIFVTTFFYMLCGLIGYAAFGNDAPGNLLTGFSSFKPFWIVDFANICIIVHLVGAYQVFSQPIYAFIESWSSTKWPKSDFITKEYSTMNGKISFNFFRLVWRTSFVILTTVLAMIFPFFNDFVGLLGSIIFWPMTVYFPIEMYIAQKKIPRFSGAWNRLQMLSLFCLIVSLLAAAGSIHGLIISVKKFKPFHTTS from the exons ATGAGTATGTCTGTGGAAGCAAGAGATGCTAACTCAAAATTTGATGATGATGGACGCCAAAAAAGAACTG GGACAATGGTGACAGCAGCAGCGCATATAATAACATCAGTGATAGGATCAGGAGTTTTATCATTGGCATGGGCAGTTGCGCAACTGGGATGGATTGCAGGCACAGTTTGTCTCGTTATTTTCTCCCTCGTCACTTTGTTTACTTCTCATCTTCTTTCCGATTGCTATCGTCATCCTCTCACCGCCAAGAGAAATTATTCTTACATGGATGTTGTCAATGCTAATCTTG GTGGGCTTCAAATTCAGCTGAGTGGTATAGCTCAGTACAGCCTTCTTTTTGGAATAACTATTGGATACACTATCATTACTGCTACCAGCATGGT GGCCATTAAGTGCGGCTCTAAGGAGGTTTGCCATACATCCGAAAATGGGTTCATGGTTATTTACGGGGTTATACAAATCGTTCTCAGTCAGATACCGGACTTTCACAACCTAGCATTTCTCTCCCTAATTGCTGCTGTTATGTCTTTCGCATACTCTTTTATAGGCATTGCTCTCTCATTGACCAAGATCATCCAAG GAAATGGACACATCGTAAGAAGTCTAACTGGTATACCTGTTGGCTGGAAAGGCCTAACAAGCGAAGATAAAGTATGGCAAATTCTATCAGGCATGGGAGATATTGCTTTTGCATTTGCTTTCTCTCCTCTTCTAACCAATATCCAA GACACGCTAAAGTCAGTTCCACCTGAGAACAAAGTCATGAAGAAAGCTACTTCACTTGCGATCTTTGTAACAACTTTTTTCTACATGTTGTGTGGTCTGATTGGTTATGCTGCATTTGGAAATGATGCACCGGGAAATTTGTTAACCGGATTCAGTTCTTTCAAACCATTCTGGATTGTGGATTTTGCTAATATTTGCATTATTGTGCATCTTGTTGGAGCTTATCAG GTATTTTCACAGCCAATTTATGCATTTATTGAAAGTTGGAGCAGCACAAAATGGCCAAAAAGTGACTTCATTACAAAGGAATACTCAACTATGAATGGCAAAATAAGCTTCAACTTCTTTCGCTTAGTTTGGAGAACGTCATTTGTGATACTTACAACTGTATTAGCGATGATCTTCCCATTCTTTAACGACTTTGTCGGTCTTCTTGGTTCCATAATATTCTGGCCGATGACAGTTTATTTTCCGATAGAGATGTATATTGCACAGAAGAAAATTCCAAGATTTTCTGGAGCGTGGAATAGACTGCAGATGTTAAGTTTGTTTTGCTTAATAGTGTCTCTACTAGCTGCTGCTGGATCTATTCATGGGCTCATCATTTCTGTTAAGAAATTCAAGCCTTTTCATACAACATCTTAG
- the LOC141668760 gene encoding pentatricopeptide repeat-containing protein At2g01860 isoform X1, whose product MDSVYLSCNLYSPGHGMSFGQFVRVPNCLSERGLVLNFAHSNTRIYYQKLTKNLRYPRRTKLPPDLGVNTFLRKKTSPVNDESGKSENPMAERLLFDFVEESETCFYDDYDGEDDVVKGRKDDKNVEEDEEENDVDWSSDEIEAISSLFKGRIPQKPGKLNRERPLPLPLPYKIRPLRLPNPKNITLSSRKSVSGQLYKSPNFLIELAKEIRSLPPDEDASVVLNSYARFIRKGSLSLTIRELGHMDLPDRALQIFCWAQKQPLLFPDDRILASTVEVLARTRDLKMPFNLENFTGMASKNVYEAMIRGLIKGGNLKLSWKLLSDARSGNRVLDAGIYAKLILELGKNPDKYVLVTELLEKLGEREDLNLTQQDCTALMKICIRLEKFEIVESFFNWFKQSGGEPSIVMYTTLVHSRYTEEKYREALALVWEMESLSCLFDLPAYRVVIKLFVALKDVSRAARYFSKLKEAGFSPTFGIYRDMIKVYAESGRLAKFKEVCREAETGGFKLDKETRSILLQLER is encoded by the coding sequence ATGGATAGCGTATACTTGTCTTGTAATCTGTATTCACCCGGTCATGGAATGTCGTTTGGCCAATTTGTCAGAGTTCCAAATTGTTTAAGTGAACGTGGTTTGGTATTAAATTTCGCACAttcaaacactagaatatattATCAAAAATTAACCAAGAACCTTCGTTATCCAAGGCGGACAAAGCTGCCGCCAGATCTTGGTGTCAACACATTCTTAAGGAAGAAAACAAGCCCAGTGAATGACGAATCTGGTAAAAGTGAGAATCCAATGGCCGAACGTCTTTTGTTTGATTTTGTTGAGGAGTCTGAAACCTGTTTTTATGACGACTATGATGGCGAAGATGATGTAGTTAAAGGAAGAAAAGATGATAAGAATGTAGAAGAAGACGAAGAAGAGAATGATGTTGATTGGAGCTCAGATGAGATTGAAGCAATATCATCTCTATTTAAAGGGAGGATACCCCAAAAGCCAGGAAAATTGAACAGGGAAAGACCTCTTCCCCTCCCTCTGCCTTACAAGATTCGACCTTTACGACTTCCTAATCCCAAAAATATCACTCTCTCTTCACGGAAATCAGTATCTGGACAGCTGTACAAGAGCCCAAATTTCTTGATTGAGCTGGCGAAAGAAATTAGAAGCCTACCACCTGATGAAGATGCCTCCGTTGTTCTCAACAGTTATGCTCGCTTTATTCGGAAAGGGTCTTTATCATTGACAATCCGTGAACTGGGTCATATGGATCTTCCTGATAGAGCTCTACAGATATTTTGTTGGGCTCAGAAGCAACCCCTCTTGTTCCCAGATGACCGAATTCTTGCATCGACTGTTGAAGTTTTGGCTAGAACAAGAGACTTGAAGATGCCATTTAATCTTGAAAATTTTACAGGTATGGCTAGCAAGAATGTGTACGAGGCAATGATAAGGGGTTTGATTAAAGGGGGGAATCTGAAGCTTTCTTGGAAGCTTCTCTCAGATGCCAGGAGTGGTAACAGAGTTTTGGATGCCGGCATCTATGCAAAGCTGATACTGGAACTTGGGAAAAATCCGGACAAGTACGTACTTGTAACTGAGTTATTGGAGAAGTTAGGAGAAAGAGAAGACTTGAACTTAACACAACAAGATTGCACTGCACTAATGAAAATCTGTATAAGACTTGAGAAATTTGAAATTGTGGAGAGTTTCTTTAATTGGTTCAAACAGTCTGGGGGCGAGCCTAGTATTGTAATGTACACTACACTAGTTCACAGTCGTTATACTGAAGAAAAATATAGGGAGGCTTTGGCTCTCGTATGGGAAATGGAATCTTTGAGTTGTTTATTTGATCTTCCAGCTTACCGTGTAGTTATCAAGCTTTTTGTTGCTTTAAAAGATGTTTCACGAGCTGCAAGATACTTTTCCAAACTTAAGGAGGCAGGTTTCTCTCCAACATTTGGCATTTACAGAGACATGATCAAAGTTTATGCAGAATCAGGGAGGCTGGCCAAATTCAAGGAGGTCTGCAGGGAGGCTGAGACAGGGGGATTTAAGCTAGATAAAGAAACAAGGTCAATTCTGTTGCAGCTCGAACGATGA
- the LOC141668760 gene encoding pentatricopeptide repeat-containing protein At2g01860 isoform X2, giving the protein MAERLLFDFVEESETCFYDDYDGEDDVVKGRKDDKNVEEDEEENDVDWSSDEIEAISSLFKGRIPQKPGKLNRERPLPLPLPYKIRPLRLPNPKNITLSSRKSVSGQLYKSPNFLIELAKEIRSLPPDEDASVVLNSYARFIRKGSLSLTIRELGHMDLPDRALQIFCWAQKQPLLFPDDRILASTVEVLARTRDLKMPFNLENFTGMASKNVYEAMIRGLIKGGNLKLSWKLLSDARSGNRVLDAGIYAKLILELGKNPDKYVLVTELLEKLGEREDLNLTQQDCTALMKICIRLEKFEIVESFFNWFKQSGGEPSIVMYTTLVHSRYTEEKYREALALVWEMESLSCLFDLPAYRVVIKLFVALKDVSRAARYFSKLKEAGFSPTFGIYRDMIKVYAESGRLAKFKEVCREAETGGFKLDKETRSILLQLER; this is encoded by the coding sequence ATGGCCGAACGTCTTTTGTTTGATTTTGTTGAGGAGTCTGAAACCTGTTTTTATGACGACTATGATGGCGAAGATGATGTAGTTAAAGGAAGAAAAGATGATAAGAATGTAGAAGAAGACGAAGAAGAGAATGATGTTGATTGGAGCTCAGATGAGATTGAAGCAATATCATCTCTATTTAAAGGGAGGATACCCCAAAAGCCAGGAAAATTGAACAGGGAAAGACCTCTTCCCCTCCCTCTGCCTTACAAGATTCGACCTTTACGACTTCCTAATCCCAAAAATATCACTCTCTCTTCACGGAAATCAGTATCTGGACAGCTGTACAAGAGCCCAAATTTCTTGATTGAGCTGGCGAAAGAAATTAGAAGCCTACCACCTGATGAAGATGCCTCCGTTGTTCTCAACAGTTATGCTCGCTTTATTCGGAAAGGGTCTTTATCATTGACAATCCGTGAACTGGGTCATATGGATCTTCCTGATAGAGCTCTACAGATATTTTGTTGGGCTCAGAAGCAACCCCTCTTGTTCCCAGATGACCGAATTCTTGCATCGACTGTTGAAGTTTTGGCTAGAACAAGAGACTTGAAGATGCCATTTAATCTTGAAAATTTTACAGGTATGGCTAGCAAGAATGTGTACGAGGCAATGATAAGGGGTTTGATTAAAGGGGGGAATCTGAAGCTTTCTTGGAAGCTTCTCTCAGATGCCAGGAGTGGTAACAGAGTTTTGGATGCCGGCATCTATGCAAAGCTGATACTGGAACTTGGGAAAAATCCGGACAAGTACGTACTTGTAACTGAGTTATTGGAGAAGTTAGGAGAAAGAGAAGACTTGAACTTAACACAACAAGATTGCACTGCACTAATGAAAATCTGTATAAGACTTGAGAAATTTGAAATTGTGGAGAGTTTCTTTAATTGGTTCAAACAGTCTGGGGGCGAGCCTAGTATTGTAATGTACACTACACTAGTTCACAGTCGTTATACTGAAGAAAAATATAGGGAGGCTTTGGCTCTCGTATGGGAAATGGAATCTTTGAGTTGTTTATTTGATCTTCCAGCTTACCGTGTAGTTATCAAGCTTTTTGTTGCTTTAAAAGATGTTTCACGAGCTGCAAGATACTTTTCCAAACTTAAGGAGGCAGGTTTCTCTCCAACATTTGGCATTTACAGAGACATGATCAAAGTTTATGCAGAATCAGGGAGGCTGGCCAAATTCAAGGAGGTCTGCAGGGAGGCTGAGACAGGGGGATTTAAGCTAGATAAAGAAACAAGGTCAATTCTGTTGCAGCTCGAACGATGA